The Salinibaculum sp. SYNS191 genome has a window encoding:
- a CDS encoding IclR family transcriptional regulator: MSNRMPVKTTEVAFGVVEALLELGGARFTELVDHMDMPKSTLHDHLRTLESMGVVVKTDNVYRVGSRFLEIGAQARRQQPIYEAGRPEVEDLAEETGEHASLSIEERGRAVLLHVAKGANAVNLDAYAGRPTPLHANAAGKVMLAHLPKPRIDAIIEERGLTAYTPYTITDPTPLKRELEEIRRQGYATDTNELVEGVKGVAAPILDRGEVVGAIAVGGPANRMRGERFEETLPDLLLSASNIVELNLTYG; this comes from the coding sequence ATGAGCAACCGAATGCCGGTCAAAACGACCGAAGTCGCCTTCGGCGTCGTGGAGGCGTTGCTCGAACTCGGGGGGGCGAGGTTCACGGAACTGGTGGACCACATGGACATGCCCAAGAGCACGCTCCACGACCATCTCCGGACGCTGGAGTCGATGGGCGTCGTGGTCAAGACGGACAACGTCTACCGGGTCGGTTCGCGGTTCCTCGAAATCGGCGCCCAGGCGCGGCGGCAGCAACCGATATACGAGGCCGGCCGACCCGAGGTGGAGGACCTGGCGGAGGAGACGGGCGAGCACGCGAGTCTCTCCATCGAGGAGCGCGGCCGCGCGGTCCTGTTGCACGTCGCGAAGGGGGCCAACGCAGTCAATCTAGACGCCTACGCCGGCCGGCCGACCCCGCTGCACGCCAACGCGGCGGGCAAAGTCATGCTGGCGCACCTCCCCAAGCCACGCATCGACGCCATCATCGAGGAGCGCGGCCTGACAGCGTACACGCCGTACACCATCACCGACCCGACGCCACTCAAGCGGGAACTGGAGGAGATCCGCCGCCAGGGGTACGCGACGGACACGAACGAACTCGTCGAGGGGGTCAAAGGCGTCGCCGCACCCATCCTCGACCGCGGCGAGGTCGTCGGCGCCATCGCCGTCGGCGGTCCGGCGAACCGGATGCGCGGCGAGCGCTTCGAGGAGACGCTGCCCGACCTCCTGCTCAGCGCGTCGAACATCGTCGAACTCAACCTCACCTACGGGTAA
- a CDS encoding SDR family NAD(P)-dependent oxidoreductase, protein MTTTDFTVRGSTAVVTGSSSGIGRAIAERFARDGVDVVVCSRSQENVDPVAEAINEADHDGRALAVECDVTEWDAIEALVEATTDHFGPIDVWVNNAGASFVAPFEDISENGWKTIVDINLHGAFNCAQVVGEQMRDRGEGTIINISSVAARDGAPGMAHYAASKAGMNNLTRTLAYEWAEYGVRVNGIMPGLIATEGLESQEGIGADDIDREEVDRQIGTPDELASVAQFLASPAASYVLGETITVEGVPRIARTSHHEE, encoded by the coding sequence ATGACTACGACAGATTTCACAGTCCGTGGCTCGACGGCCGTCGTCACGGGGTCGTCCTCCGGTATCGGTCGCGCAATCGCAGAACGCTTCGCCCGCGACGGCGTCGACGTCGTCGTCTGCTCGCGGTCACAGGAGAACGTCGACCCCGTCGCGGAGGCCATCAACGAGGCCGACCACGACGGGCGCGCGCTCGCCGTCGAGTGCGACGTCACCGAGTGGGACGCCATCGAAGCGCTCGTCGAGGCGACGACGGACCACTTCGGACCCATCGACGTCTGGGTGAACAACGCCGGTGCGAGCTTCGTCGCCCCCTTCGAGGACATCAGCGAGAACGGCTGGAAGACCATCGTCGACATCAACCTCCACGGCGCGTTCAACTGCGCGCAGGTCGTCGGCGAGCAGATGCGCGACCGGGGCGAAGGGACCATCATCAACATCTCCAGCGTCGCGGCCCGCGACGGCGCGCCGGGGATGGCCCACTACGCGGCGTCGAAGGCCGGCATGAACAACCTCACGCGGACGCTTGCCTACGAGTGGGCCGAGTACGGCGTCCGCGTCAACGGCATCATGCCGGGCCTCATCGCGACGGAGGGCCTGGAGAGCCAGGAGGGAATCGGCGCGGACGACATCGACAGGGAAGAAGTCGACCGGCAGATAGGGACCCCGGACGAACTCGCCTCTGTGGCGCAGTTCCTCGCCAGTCCGGCGGCGAGTTACGTTCTCGGCGAGACGATTACCGTCGAGGGCGTCCCGCGCATCGCGCGCACGAGCCACCACGAGGAGTGA
- a CDS encoding zinc ribbon domain-containing protein, whose translation MTPGIAAAGAYAPRSRLTGDAIADAWGQFKAGGIEETAVPGPDEDVLTMGYEAARNALDAAAVSGADVGWVGFATTNPPVEEEALLPRFGEMLAVPETAETTMFTGSLTAGVRALRAAARAVDSTGPALVVASDAPRGALDEALEQGAGAGAAAFVVTADGAATLDAFASVAEPAAGTRFRERGSDRSAGLGITPFDRQAFESTVTRALGSLDYDEAAVDAAAVQATDGRQPYRVTGALPVSGEDLKAHATVHTLGDTGAASVPLSIAMALSDDVSGIVGVAAGSGATAEAVAIDVTETVPTGVSLDGEVDLDYASYLRQRGEVTGGAPQGGGGYVSLPAWHRSLAQRYRLEAGRCPACDRLNMPPRGACSHCNALAEYEPVELSRTGSVEASSIISQGGAPPEFAELQGRSGEYATGIVAFDGPDGGSASLPALFVEVDPEDVAVGDEVEMTIRRIYTQEGVTRYGFKVRPSA comes from the coding sequence ATGACGCCGGGCATCGCTGCCGCTGGAGCCTACGCGCCCCGGAGCCGTCTCACCGGCGACGCCATCGCGGACGCGTGGGGGCAGTTCAAGGCCGGCGGCATCGAGGAGACGGCCGTCCCGGGTCCCGACGAGGACGTGCTGACGATGGGCTACGAGGCGGCCCGGAACGCGCTTGACGCGGCCGCAGTTTCGGGTGCGGACGTCGGCTGGGTCGGGTTCGCGACGACGAACCCGCCGGTCGAGGAGGAGGCGCTGCTCCCGCGCTTCGGCGAGATGCTGGCGGTCCCGGAGACGGCCGAGACGACCATGTTCACGGGGTCGCTGACCGCCGGCGTGCGTGCGCTGCGGGCGGCCGCCCGGGCGGTCGACTCGACGGGGCCGGCGCTCGTCGTCGCCAGCGACGCGCCCCGCGGGGCGCTCGACGAGGCGCTCGAACAGGGTGCCGGTGCCGGCGCGGCTGCCTTCGTCGTGACCGCTGACGGTGCGGCGACGCTCGACGCGTTCGCGTCCGTCGCGGAACCGGCGGCCGGCACGCGCTTTCGCGAGCGCGGCAGCGACCGCTCGGCGGGGCTGGGTATCACGCCCTTCGACCGCCAGGCCTTCGAGTCGACCGTCACCCGCGCGCTGGGGTCGCTCGACTACGACGAGGCGGCCGTCGACGCCGCCGCCGTCCAGGCGACGGACGGCCGGCAGCCGTACCGCGTGACCGGCGCGCTCCCGGTCTCGGGGGAGGACCTGAAAGCACACGCGACCGTCCACACGCTCGGCGACACGGGCGCGGCGAGCGTCCCGCTCAGCATCGCCATGGCGCTGTCGGACGACGTGTCGGGCATCGTCGGCGTCGCCGCCGGGTCCGGTGCGACCGCGGAGGCGGTTGCCATCGACGTGACCGAGACCGTCCCGACCGGCGTCTCGCTCGACGGCGAGGTGGACCTCGACTACGCTTCGTACCTCCGCCAGCGCGGCGAGGTGACCGGCGGCGCGCCACAGGGCGGTGGCGGCTACGTCAGCCTGCCCGCGTGGCACCGCTCGCTCGCCCAGCGATACCGGCTCGAAGCGGGTCGGTGTCCGGCCTGCGACCGGCTGAACATGCCACCGCGCGGTGCCTGCAGCCACTGCAACGCGCTGGCGGAGTACGAGCCGGTCGAACTCTCGCGGACCGGGAGCGTGGAAGCCTCGTCGATAATCTCTCAGGGCGGTGCGCCACCCGAGTTCGCGGAACTGCAGGGGCGCTCCGGCGAGTACGCCACCGGTATCGTCGCCTTCGACGGGCCGGACGGCGGGTCGGCCAGTCTCCCGGCGCTGTTCGTGGAGGTCGACCCCGAGGACGTCGCCGTCGGGGACGAGGTGGAGATGACGATTCGCCGCATCTACACGCAGGAAGGCGTCACCCGCTACGGGTTCAAGGTCAGGCCGTCGGCCTGA
- a CDS encoding thiolase domain-containing protein, which yields MRDAYLIGAGQSDFGAFPDESYRSLFRTAFEETTASVPKGISRDDIDEAYIGMVSIGGRQIGLPGPAVTEHVGLDGVPCVRLENACAASGYSVRQAIQAVRSGMADVALAGGTEVMNDLGRDRARYWLGVSGEMEWERMAGTTFSGVFAQIASAHMAEYGTTSEQLSHVAVKSHEHGAKNPHAHLGYECSLEDAESAPTIAAPLGLYHCCPMSDGAAAVLVASEDVVDEYTDDPIRVAGAGAASGGIGLFERDSYTSIPATRDAAAAAYDEAGISADDLDFAEVHDCFSIAEIVAYEDLGFCDPGEGGAFAESGETRLGGDLPVNTSGGLKSKGHPIGATGASQMVEVFEQLSGHAGDRQVADATVGLAHNIGGSGGAATVHILEREGSA from the coding sequence ATGCGCGACGCATATCTGATTGGCGCAGGGCAGAGTGACTTCGGTGCCTTTCCCGACGAGAGCTACCGGTCGCTGTTTCGCACTGCGTTCGAGGAGACGACTGCGAGCGTCCCGAAGGGCATCTCGCGGGACGACATCGACGAGGCGTACATCGGCATGGTGAGCATCGGCGGCCGACAGATCGGCCTCCCCGGCCCGGCCGTCACCGAACACGTCGGCCTCGACGGGGTTCCCTGCGTCCGCCTGGAGAACGCCTGCGCTGCCAGCGGGTACAGCGTCAGACAGGCGATTCAGGCGGTCAGAAGCGGGATGGCCGACGTCGCGCTCGCTGGCGGCACGGAGGTCATGAACGACCTCGGTCGGGACCGCGCCCGCTACTGGCTGGGGGTCAGCGGCGAGATGGAGTGGGAGCGCATGGCCGGGACCACCTTCTCGGGCGTGTTCGCACAGATTGCCAGCGCCCACATGGCCGAGTACGGGACGACCAGCGAACAGCTCTCCCACGTTGCGGTCAAGAGCCACGAACACGGCGCGAAGAACCCGCACGCCCATCTGGGCTACGAGTGCTCGCTCGAAGACGCCGAGTCCGCGCCCACTATCGCCGCGCCGCTCGGTCTCTACCACTGCTGTCCGATGTCCGACGGCGCGGCCGCGGTGCTGGTCGCCAGCGAGGACGTCGTCGACGAGTACACCGACGACCCGATTCGCGTCGCCGGTGCGGGCGCGGCCAGCGGCGGAATCGGCCTGTTCGAGCGCGATTCCTACACGTCGATTCCGGCGACCAGGGACGCAGCGGCGGCAGCCTACGACGAGGCCGGTATCAGTGCCGACGACCTGGACTTCGCCGAGGTCCACGATTGCTTCTCCATCGCGGAAATCGTCGCGTACGAGGACCTGGGCTTTTGCGACCCCGGCGAGGGCGGCGCGTTCGCCGAGAGCGGTGAGACCAGGCTGGGCGGGGACCTCCCCGTCAACACCTCCGGCGGGCTGAAGTCGAAGGGCCACCCCATCGGCGCGACCGGCGCGAGCCAGATGGTCGAGGTGTTCGAGCAGTTGAGCGGCCACGCCGGCGACCGACAGGTCGCGGACGCCACCGTCGGCCTGGCGCACAACATCGGCGGGAGCGGCGGTGCCGCGACCGTTCACATCCTCGAACGGGAGGGGTCGGCATGA
- a CDS encoding acyl-CoA dehydrogenase family protein — MFDLTDEQEMVLSALEDIARQEFADRAFEWHGEPPWENVELLAKQGFLGINFDEAYGGGGMGEFEAMLSIEAVGSVCPDTAEFLYNQQMVAPRAIEMFGTEEAKDQYIPPVIDGETAIAIAISEPESGSDVGSMRTSVSDDLVLNGEKIWVSNVKHSDAAVVWVKYPEGLGSLIIEFDWDGVEIQEHYTNMHGGTQSQIRFDDVDVPEENILTRGKDGFVDQLKALNWERLGCATLANSFSRNALEKALDYAQQREQFGQPIGDFQGIEWKLADMLTELEAGRMLTYRAAMNAHQQGRVPDRLDTSIAKLFSTERAEHIVSEALQIHGANGYQQGHPLEYLYRMARGRRLAAGTDEIQKNQIASVMKESGLPDLV, encoded by the coding sequence ATGTTCGACCTGACTGACGAACAGGAGATGGTGCTGTCGGCGCTGGAGGATATCGCACGACAGGAGTTCGCCGACAGGGCCTTCGAGTGGCACGGCGAGCCCCCGTGGGAGAACGTCGAGTTGCTGGCCAAGCAGGGCTTTCTGGGCATCAACTTCGACGAAGCGTACGGCGGCGGCGGGATGGGCGAGTTCGAGGCCATGCTCAGCATCGAGGCGGTCGGGAGCGTCTGCCCCGACACCGCCGAGTTCCTCTACAACCAGCAGATGGTCGCCCCCCGCGCCATCGAGATGTTCGGGACAGAGGAGGCCAAAGACCAGTACATCCCGCCGGTCATCGACGGCGAGACGGCCATCGCCATCGCCATCTCCGAGCCGGAATCCGGCTCCGACGTCGGGTCGATGCGGACCAGCGTGAGCGACGACCTCGTCCTCAACGGCGAGAAGATATGGGTCAGCAACGTCAAACACTCCGATGCCGCCGTCGTCTGGGTGAAATATCCCGAGGGACTCGGCTCGCTCATCATCGAGTTCGACTGGGACGGCGTCGAGATTCAGGAGCACTACACCAACATGCACGGCGGGACCCAGAGCCAGATTCGCTTCGACGACGTCGACGTCCCGGAGGAGAACATCCTCACCCGCGGCAAGGACGGCTTCGTCGACCAGCTCAAGGCGCTCAACTGGGAGCGGCTGGGGTGTGCGACGCTGGCGAACTCCTTCTCGCGCAACGCCCTGGAGAAGGCGCTGGACTACGCCCAGCAGCGCGAGCAGTTCGGCCAGCCCATCGGCGACTTCCAGGGCATCGAGTGGAAACTGGCGGACATGCTCACCGAACTCGAAGCCGGCCGGATGCTGACCTACCGCGCGGCGATGAACGCCCACCAGCAGGGTCGGGTCCCCGACCGCCTCGACACGTCGATTGCGAAACTGTTCTCGACGGAACGGGCCGAGCACATCGTCAGTGAAGCCCTCCAGATTCACGGCGCCAACGGCTACCAGCAGGGCCACCCGCTGGAGTATCTCTACCGGATGGCTCGCGGCCGCCGCCTCGCCGCCGGCACCGACGAGATCCAGAAGAACCAGATCGCGTCGGTGATGAAGGAGTCCGGCCTCCCGGACCTCGTCTGA
- a CDS encoding EthD family reductase: MYKLVVFLEKQADMTHDEFLEHWHGPHVEMAKEMPNLQKYVTSVPVDPEESMYDGIAELYFESLADAEEAGESDLQEEAIEDSKTFLSQVPADRMFVEPIVQLDETE, encoded by the coding sequence ATGTACAAGCTCGTGGTCTTTCTCGAAAAGCAGGCGGACATGACACACGACGAATTCCTGGAGCACTGGCACGGCCCGCACGTCGAGATGGCGAAGGAGATGCCGAACCTGCAGAAGTACGTCACCTCGGTCCCGGTCGACCCCGAGGAGTCGATGTACGACGGCATCGCGGAACTGTACTTCGAGAGCCTGGCCGACGCCGAGGAGGCGGGCGAGTCCGACCTGCAGGAGGAGGCAATCGAGGACTCGAAGACCTTCCTGTCGCAGGTGCCGGCCGACCGGATGTTCGTCGAGCCGATCGTACAGTTGGACGAGACGGAGTAG
- a CDS encoding enoyl-CoA hydratase/isomerase family protein: MTPEDTAADCETIVLRADDPVDHVATVVIDRPEARNAMNDQLRDELKAVLDALDDSDVRAVVLTGSADTGTFVSGADLTDLQDRSVVEQRAWSNRRKVYDVVSELSKPVVARINGHAFGGGLELALACDMRVADADVRIGFPEIGLGLIPGGGGTQRLPRLVGQGQAMRLITTGEAITAAEGAELGIVDVLADDESLDDAVADLVGGIAQHSPLTLEYAKEAVAASSRLDLEAGIEYEKELFVQLFATEDKAEGIAAFLEDREPEWTGK; the protein is encoded by the coding sequence ATGACACCCGAAGACACAGCAGCGGACTGTGAGACGATTGTTCTGCGAGCGGACGACCCGGTCGACCACGTGGCGACCGTCGTCATCGACAGACCGGAGGCGCGCAACGCGATGAACGACCAGCTACGCGACGAACTGAAGGCGGTGCTGGACGCGCTCGACGACTCCGACGTCCGCGCGGTGGTCCTCACCGGGTCCGCCGACACCGGCACGTTCGTCTCCGGTGCCGACCTGACAGACCTGCAGGACCGGTCGGTCGTCGAACAGCGCGCCTGGAGCAACCGGCGCAAGGTCTACGACGTGGTCTCGGAGCTGTCCAAGCCGGTCGTCGCGCGCATCAACGGCCACGCCTTCGGGGGCGGGCTGGAGCTCGCGCTCGCGTGTGACATGCGCGTCGCCGACGCCGACGTCCGCATCGGGTTCCCCGAAATCGGGCTGGGGCTCATCCCCGGCGGTGGCGGCACGCAGCGACTCCCCCGGCTGGTCGGCCAAGGGCAGGCGATGCGCTTGATTACGACCGGCGAGGCCATCACCGCTGCGGAGGGCGCGGAACTGGGCATCGTCGACGTCCTCGCCGACGACGAGTCCCTGGACGACGCGGTCGCGGACCTCGTCGGCGGCATCGCACAGCACAGCCCGCTGACGCTCGAATACGCGAAGGAGGCGGTCGCGGCGAGTTCGCGGCTCGACCTCGAGGCCGGTATCGAGTACGAGAAGGAGCTGTTCGTCCAGCTGTTCGCCACCGAGGACAAGGCCGAGGGCATCGCCGCGTTCCTGGAGGACCGCGAACCCGAGTGGACCGGGAAGTAG
- a CDS encoding nuclear transport factor 2 family protein: protein MSLEQRVQRLEHREAIKQLRYEYGLCIDHQRFDDFVDLFTTDATCTYAGVGTFEGHDGLRELAEDFIAANFVYSCHLFHHPTIDVDGDTATGTWLLEALMAYDDGRMEWRQGRYTDAYRLVDGDWKFASITLESEAQGYDEYELVDHDAYGQIPRIG, encoded by the coding sequence ATGAGTCTCGAACAGCGAGTGCAGCGACTGGAACACCGGGAAGCCATCAAGCAACTGCGCTACGAGTACGGCCTCTGCATCGACCACCAGCGGTTCGACGACTTCGTCGACCTGTTCACGACCGACGCGACGTGTACCTACGCCGGCGTCGGGACCTTCGAGGGCCACGACGGACTCCGCGAACTGGCGGAGGACTTCATCGCCGCGAACTTCGTCTACTCCTGTCACCTGTTCCACCACCCGACCATCGACGTCGACGGCGACACGGCCACGGGCACCTGGCTCCTGGAGGCGCTGATGGCCTATGACGACGGTCGGATGGAGTGGCGCCAGGGCCGCTACACGGACGCCTACCGGCTGGTCGACGGCGACTGGAAGTTCGCTTCGATTACGCTCGAATCCGAGGCGCAGGGGTACGACGAGTACGAACTGGTCGACCACGACGCCTACGGGCAGATTCCCCGCATCGGCTGA
- a CDS encoding cobalamin B12-binding domain-containing protein, translating to MSGDQTQRSTRCLIAKVGLDGHDRGAHVISRAFRDAGFEVIYSGLHQSPDAIVQAAVQEDVDVLGVSILSGAHGTLVPKIVDGLDDYGALEDTLLVVGGIIPDDDQPELFDLGVDAIFGPGASIDEMVDFVRENRPDR from the coding sequence ATGAGCGGCGACCAGACACAGCGGAGCACTCGGTGTTTGATTGCGAAGGTCGGCCTCGACGGCCACGACCGGGGGGCACACGTCATCTCGCGCGCCTTCCGGGACGCGGGCTTCGAAGTCATCTACTCCGGACTGCACCAGTCCCCCGACGCCATCGTCCAGGCGGCGGTCCAGGAGGACGTGGACGTCCTCGGCGTCTCGATTCTCTCGGGCGCACACGGCACGCTCGTCCCGAAAATCGTCGACGGACTCGACGACTACGGCGCGCTGGAGGACACGCTGCTCGTCGTCGGCGGCATCATCCCCGACGACGACCAGCCCGAACTGTTCGACCTGGGCGTGGACGCCATCTTCGGGCCCGGGGCGTCCATCGACGAGATGGTCGACTTCGTCCGCGAGAACCGCCCCGACCGCTGA
- a CDS encoding phenylacetate--CoA ligase family protein, with the protein MKLYECYGQETFDALQAQLRRFGDNPLYDDVFAEAGLEADDVTSWAEFRQLPFTKTEDLLDDVHERPPEGSLYEPGSMISFTPAGDEQLPVFETPRDLDRYAEVHGEIFDRLGIEPGMRAMVALSYHGFGTGYLLHRALEDNGVEVIPAGPGEAEQKAATIDEYDVDILWGNPSFALEIAEYGGEALDVFIGGGEPFTSIPGQRQRVHDAFGDLQCAVDYFGLRQAWPVSVECAAESGLHVIDDYMIAEIIDPDSGEVLPMGERGEVVLTHVDREAGGLLRYRTGDLSMLEAGTSPHVDGSTVMMPKGVFGRTDGQLKIKGVKVYPGGILLVLAGIDGVSTNYQLRVTRPENTDHVSLTVEGEADPARVREELHEQLLITPDDIEFVDELGDVVPVVDERY; encoded by the coding sequence ATGAAGCTCTACGAGTGCTACGGCCAGGAGACGTTCGACGCGCTGCAAGCGCAACTGCGACGGTTCGGTGACAACCCACTCTACGACGACGTCTTCGCCGAAGCGGGACTCGAAGCGGACGACGTCACTTCGTGGGCGGAGTTCCGGCAGCTCCCCTTTACGAAGACGGAGGACCTGCTCGACGACGTCCACGAGCGCCCTCCGGAGGGCTCGCTGTACGAACCCGGGTCGATGATATCGTTCACGCCGGCCGGCGACGAGCAACTGCCGGTCTTCGAGACGCCGCGGGACCTGGACCGCTACGCCGAGGTCCACGGGGAGATATTCGACCGCCTCGGCATCGAACCCGGGATGCGGGCGATGGTCGCGCTCAGCTACCACGGCTTCGGCACGGGCTATCTCCTGCATCGCGCCCTGGAGGACAACGGCGTCGAGGTCATCCCTGCCGGCCCCGGCGAGGCCGAACAGAAGGCCGCGACCATCGACGAGTACGACGTGGACATCCTCTGGGGGAATCCGAGTTTCGCGCTCGAAATCGCGGAGTACGGTGGCGAGGCGCTGGACGTCTTCATCGGCGGCGGCGAGCCGTTCACCAGCATCCCGGGGCAGCGCCAGCGCGTCCACGACGCCTTCGGTGACCTCCAGTGCGCCGTCGACTACTTCGGGCTCCGGCAGGCCTGGCCCGTCTCCGTCGAGTGCGCCGCCGAGTCGGGGCTGCACGTCATCGACGACTACATGATTGCCGAGATAATCGACCCCGACTCCGGCGAGGTGTTGCCGATGGGCGAGCGCGGCGAGGTGGTCCTGACACACGTCGACCGCGAGGCCGGCGGCCTGCTCCGGTACCGGACCGGCGACCTCAGCATGCTCGAAGCGGGAACCAGTCCACACGTCGACGGCTCGACCGTGATGATGCCGAAAGGCGTCTTCGGACGCACTGACGGGCAGCTGAAGATAAAGGGCGTGAAGGTCTATCCCGGCGGCATCCTGCTCGTGCTCGCGGGTATCGACGGCGTCTCGACGAACTACCAGCTCCGGGTGACAAGGCCGGAGAACACCGACCACGTCTCGCTCACCGTCGAGGGCGAGGCCGACCCGGCGCGTGTCCGGGAGGAACTCCACGAGCAACTGCTCATCACCCCCGATGACATCGAGTTCGTGGACGAACTCGGCGACGTGGTGCCGGTCGTCGACGAGCGATACTAG